In Candidatus Omnitrophota bacterium, a single window of DNA contains:
- a CDS encoding Glu/Leu/Phe/Val dehydrogenase, whose protein sequence is MEQSLFAEASQRVVKALAHATVPPDAIERLKYPKSALKVSIPVRMDTGDLKVFPGYRVRYDDSLGPTKGGIRFHPGVNMDEVTSLAFWMTFKCAALNLPFGGGKGGIRVNPKELSRFELERLSRGYIDAVNIMIGPDRDIPAPDVYTNQMIMGWMLDEYGIINHKHVPAVITGKPIPMGGSLGRESATARGAFFTIEAIMPKLGKAPQDTTVAIQGFGNAGGILAELLHEAGYKIIAVSDSKGGVYAEQGLDIPMVRRFKEKRKQLKAVYCEGSVCHIEEHQTLTNEELLELDVDILAPSALENQITAENADRIKAKYIFEVANGPTTPAADEILNNKGKLVVPDILTNAGGVTVSYFEWVQNRQGFYWSEDKVNSLLKERMVAETENIWRFMEEKQIDMRTAAYAHALNRIGAAIEAKGTKKFFTATQ, encoded by the coding sequence GTGGAGCAAAGTCTATTTGCGGAAGCTAGCCAACGCGTGGTCAAGGCGCTCGCGCATGCGACCGTGCCGCCGGATGCCATTGAAAGATTGAAGTATCCGAAGAGCGCATTGAAGGTTTCAATTCCTGTGCGCATGGATACCGGGGATTTAAAAGTCTTTCCGGGATATCGCGTGCGATACGACGATTCCCTCGGCCCGACCAAGGGCGGAATCCGTTTTCATCCGGGCGTCAATATGGATGAGGTCACCTCTCTCGCGTTTTGGATGACTTTTAAGTGCGCGGCGCTCAACCTGCCTTTTGGCGGGGGCAAAGGGGGAATCAGGGTCAATCCCAAGGAGCTTTCCCGCTTTGAGCTGGAGCGCCTGAGCCGCGGCTATATTGATGCGGTCAATATCATGATCGGCCCGGACCGCGACATCCCCGCGCCCGATGTCTACACCAATCAGATGATCATGGGTTGGATGCTCGATGAATACGGCATTATTAATCATAAGCACGTACCTGCAGTCATCACCGGCAAACCCATTCCCATGGGCGGCAGCCTGGGTCGCGAGTCAGCCACTGCGCGCGGGGCATTCTTCACGATCGAGGCAATCATGCCTAAGTTGGGCAAGGCGCCGCAAGACACGACCGTGGCCATTCAAGGTTTTGGAAATGCGGGCGGGATTTTGGCCGAGCTGTTGCACGAAGCAGGTTACAAAATCATTGCGGTGAGTGATTCCAAAGGCGGCGTGTATGCCGAGCAAGGTTTGGACATTCCCATGGTGCGCCGGTTCAAGGAAAAACGAAAACAACTCAAGGCCGTGTACTGTGAAGGCTCCGTGTGTCATATCGAGGAGCACCAGACTTTGACTAACGAAGAGCTGTTGGAGTTGGACGTGGATATCCTGGCGCCCTCGGCCCTGGAGAACCAGATCACGGCAGAGAATGCCGATCGAATCAAGGCCAAGTACATCTTTGAGGTCGCCAACGGCCCCACAACCCCGGCCGCGGATGAAATCCTCAATAACAAAGGCAAACTCGTGGTGCCGGATATCCTCACCAATGCCGGTGGCGTAACCGTGAGCTATTTTGAATGGGTGCAAAACCGGCAAGGCTTCTATTGGTCCGAGGACAAGGTCAACAGCCTGCTCAAGGAGCGCATGGTGGCTGAGACCGAAAACATCTGGCGTTTTATGGAAGAGAAGCAGATTGATATGCGCACCGCGGCCTACGCGCATGCGTTGAACCGGATCGGCGCCGCCATCGAGGCCAAGGGCACCAAGAAATTCTTTACGGCAACGCAATAG